Proteins encoded in a region of the Candidatus Zixiibacteriota bacterium genome:
- a CDS encoding ComEC/Rec2 family competence protein, producing the protein MSDTTTFASRVPVGGRRCPALWCAVLVALGIVVGDRWGTPLVWCAVLTGLLLLSLALYGIPNPKLSTVVTAMFVLVSVGAFRIAVENAGRPHAGLLELAESRRPVELFGRIAGIPYQRSHGWRAPFELKAVSAAGSTAPLSSRLLLSTGHSLDDVRYGDYVRFRGYVRFPFIRRNPGGLDYARHLRRQGMDAIATPVAGLRILASEGSLWSPTNLVEPARRWIRSIFVENLPPESSALLLGFLLGDTERIPQSVVDQFRDSGALHLLAVSGANVWLIVGVFFWPLYVLRVNRRIRTSALIIIVVLFAFLTRNEPSVVRAAIVVTMVMLAGVVHRPVDIINAVGSAGFLILLIAPSQLFRPGFQLSFAAVLAIAVMLRRVHSLWSDPRAGRLKRISRGILFITVSSAAASIATAPVLAAHFGTVPLVGVFSNIVMVPLAGLTAQLGVVALGVGVVTRSLPDFMTWPLQLLIRTATGVAGFFAGWPHAVVDWPDPSIASITLFYVLLSLLLAWRFRYAWMRPAVYTALALVAWQSVSVAFGTIEKPVAVALLDAGSQHIVAVALPGQEPVWFADSARVVEGTMQWTVEPFARHVFGSPESIEWNDWKTAPDGHARRSDVASIPGAGRWVRVVDTSASGGTTSIIIADVIQSGRNCVLLIRDAEQFAAKALNLAATEGTLIVPADTRPLILRALVTDLKPESVVLFGRLRYRRYPDEAVAFWRIRFPHTRFWATDLHGGTLVELDETAIRIKPTIEFFDSDRPAVP; encoded by the coding sequence ATGTCTGACACAACGACATTTGCCTCCCGCGTTCCCGTCGGCGGACGGCGTTGTCCGGCGCTGTGGTGCGCGGTTCTGGTGGCACTCGGCATCGTCGTCGGCGATCGCTGGGGGACACCGCTGGTCTGGTGTGCGGTACTGACCGGCCTGCTGCTCCTCTCGTTGGCGTTGTATGGGATTCCGAATCCAAAGTTGTCGACAGTCGTCACGGCAATGTTCGTCTTGGTCAGCGTCGGGGCGTTCCGAATTGCGGTCGAGAATGCCGGACGTCCCCACGCGGGATTGTTGGAACTGGCAGAATCACGGCGGCCGGTAGAGTTGTTCGGACGCATCGCCGGGATTCCCTATCAGAGGTCCCACGGCTGGCGCGCGCCGTTCGAATTGAAGGCGGTGAGCGCGGCTGGAAGCACGGCGCCGCTTTCGTCCCGGCTCCTGCTGTCAACGGGCCACTCGCTGGACGACGTTCGCTATGGCGACTATGTACGCTTCCGCGGATATGTACGATTTCCCTTTATCCGTCGCAATCCCGGGGGGCTCGATTACGCCCGCCATTTGCGGCGCCAGGGGATGGATGCCATCGCCACGCCCGTTGCCGGGCTTCGCATTCTGGCTTCCGAGGGATCGCTTTGGTCGCCGACAAATCTTGTCGAACCGGCCCGGCGGTGGATTCGGAGCATTTTCGTCGAGAATCTTCCGCCCGAGTCGAGCGCGCTGCTCTTGGGGTTTCTGCTGGGAGACACCGAACGGATTCCGCAATCGGTCGTGGATCAGTTCCGTGATTCCGGCGCCCTGCATCTGCTGGCCGTCTCGGGCGCCAATGTCTGGCTGATCGTCGGAGTGTTTTTCTGGCCGCTGTATGTGCTTCGCGTCAATCGGCGCATCCGCACATCGGCACTGATCATCATCGTCGTCCTGTTCGCGTTTCTCACGCGCAACGAGCCGTCGGTTGTCCGCGCCGCGATCGTCGTCACCATGGTGATGCTGGCCGGGGTCGTCCATCGGCCCGTTGACATCATCAATGCCGTCGGCTCTGCCGGGTTTCTGATTCTGCTGATCGCGCCGTCGCAATTGTTCCGCCCGGGATTCCAGCTTTCGTTCGCGGCAGTGCTGGCGATTGCCGTAATGCTGAGACGGGTTCACTCGTTGTGGAGTGATCCTCGCGCCGGACGTCTCAAGCGCATCTCGCGCGGAATCTTGTTCATCACCGTCTCATCGGCCGCCGCCAGCATCGCCACGGCTCCGGTCTTAGCCGCACATTTCGGCACCGTCCCGCTCGTCGGGGTGTTCTCCAACATCGTCATGGTCCCGCTCGCCGGTCTGACGGCGCAACTGGGCGTCGTGGCCTTGGGGGTCGGGGTTGTGACCCGCTCGCTGCCGGACTTCATGACATGGCCCTTGCAGCTACTCATTCGAACGGCGACCGGTGTGGCTGGGTTTTTCGCCGGGTGGCCGCATGCTGTCGTCGACTGGCCTGACCCTTCGATCGCGTCGATCACGCTCTTTTATGTCTTGCTGAGTTTGCTGTTGGCATGGCGCTTTCGCTACGCGTGGATGCGGCCGGCTGTATACACCGCGTTGGCATTGGTCGCCTGGCAGAGCGTGTCTGTCGCCTTTGGCACCATAGAGAAACCTGTCGCGGTCGCGCTCCTGGATGCCGGCAGTCAACACATCGTGGCCGTAGCGTTGCCCGGACAGGAGCCCGTCTGGTTTGCCGACAGCGCACGTGTTGTCGAAGGAACAATGCAGTGGACTGTCGAGCCGTTCGCCCGGCACGTATTCGGATCGCCGGAGTCGATCGAATGGAATGATTGGAAGACCGCGCCCGATGGCCATGCCCGAAGGTCCGACGTGGCTTCAATCCCTGGCGCGGGCCGATGGGTCCGTGTCGTTGATACGTCAGCATCCGGCGGCACGACGTCCATCATAATAGCTGATGTGATCCAATCAGGGCGAAACTGCGTCCTGCTGATTCGTGATGCCGAACAGTTCGCGGCGAAAGCGCTCAATCTCGCCGCGACCGAAGGAACTCTGATCGTTCCGGCCGACACACGTCCATTGATCCTCCGAGCGCTGGTAACGGACCTGAAACCGGAATCGGTCGTGCTGTTCGGACGCCTCCGGTACCGTCGCTATCCTGATGAAGCGGTGGCGTTCTGGCGTATCCGCTTTCCGCACACGCGCTTCTGGGCGACTGACCTGCACGGAGGAACCCTCGTTGAGCTTGACGAAACGGCCATCCGCATCAAGCCCACTATCGAGTTCTTTGACAGCGACCGGCCGGCTGTACCGTAA
- a CDS encoding DUF4388 domain-containing protein, producing MSFAGNFKTVSFGDALQLISTGKKTGALHLERAKRSKKIFFRGGNIIAALSDPPTDEERLGQLLLRRGEITPDVLDRALKRQRSTKRRLGQVLIDMDLLARDKLMNVLRAQVEEVVYAVFGWTDGEFHFVEAEEPGPSQILVDLNTLNVMMEGARRFDEYAQIAHALPSEDAVLRHILTPRITNGEITLTSEDLEVLVAIDGERTVGEIVGHSMHGEYAASKALHKVLSASLAEPCPQKSETARQRADEGDVFNLIYQVYSRALEAARQILADQLGAAGDRLFMRIPESCEDDARGMSHMLVDRGGNGGVAAFRDLAAQIPDAVRLHRVLDVSGRTLRHAIDSVRDRLGSHRANQLVRHIEQDLMLVLGQKRDIADNYDIRRELNFALRGDAS from the coding sequence ATGAGTTTTGCCGGAAATTTCAAGACCGTCTCGTTTGGCGATGCGTTGCAGTTGATTTCCACCGGCAAGAAAACCGGTGCGCTTCATCTGGAACGCGCCAAACGCAGCAAGAAGATTTTCTTTCGCGGGGGCAACATCATCGCGGCGTTGTCCGATCCGCCGACCGATGAGGAACGGCTGGGTCAGTTGCTGCTGCGTCGCGGCGAGATCACGCCCGATGTGCTGGACCGCGCACTCAAACGCCAACGTTCAACCAAACGCCGCCTCGGTCAGGTGTTGATCGATATGGATCTTCTCGCGCGCGACAAACTGATGAACGTGTTGCGCGCGCAAGTTGAAGAAGTCGTCTACGCGGTCTTCGGCTGGACTGACGGCGAGTTCCACTTCGTCGAGGCCGAAGAACCCGGCCCCTCGCAGATACTGGTGGATCTCAACACGCTAAACGTCATGATGGAGGGCGCCCGGCGCTTCGATGAATACGCCCAAATCGCACATGCGCTCCCAAGTGAGGATGCCGTCCTTCGCCACATACTCACGCCCCGAATCACGAACGGTGAAATTACGCTCACGTCGGAGGACCTGGAGGTTTTAGTCGCGATCGACGGCGAGCGTACGGTCGGAGAGATCGTCGGGCACTCGATGCACGGCGAGTACGCGGCGTCCAAGGCGCTGCACAAGGTCCTGTCGGCGTCGCTGGCCGAACCGTGTCCGCAAAAATCCGAGACGGCGCGGCAACGGGCCGATGAGGGAGACGTGTTCAATCTGATCTATCAGGTCTATTCGCGGGCGTTGGAAGCGGCCCGTCAGATATTGGCCGATCAACTCGGGGCGGCGGGCGACCGTCTGTTCATGCGCATTCCCGAGTCCTGCGAGGACGATGCCCGGGGAATGTCCCACATGCTGGTCGATCGTGGGGGCAACGGCGGCGTAGCCGCCTTTCGCGATCTGGCGGCACAGATTCCCGATGCCGTCCGCCTGCATCGAGTCCTGGATGTCTCGGGGCGCACACTCCGCCACGCGATTGACAGCGTACGCGACCGCCTGGGCTCGCATCGCGCCAATCAGCTCGTTCGCCACATCGAACAGGATCTCATGCTGGTGTTGGGGCAGAAGCGAGATATTGCCGATAATTATGACATACGACGGGAGCTGAACTTCGCCCTGCGGGGAGACGCATCGTGA